In Blastopirellula sp. J2-11, a single genomic region encodes these proteins:
- a CDS encoding HpcH/HpaI aldolase family protein → MNGKELAAALRLAGPTYGTLITSPSPRLPAALADSGLDFVFIDTEHIALDRAELSWMCQTYQQLGMAPLVRIPEPNPNLATMVLDGGAAGVIAPYVETADQVRALVGAVKCRPLKGERLKRYLQGEALEPELQTYIEQHNSQHSLVINVESTPAIAALDDMLAVKGLDAVLVGPHDLSCSLGIPEQYDHPRFDQAIQTIIRKARACQIGAGIHFWGDVAQEVDWLREGLNMLIHSADISLFVKQLRAELTHIQSELKPNDKKRKPETQGMIA, encoded by the coding sequence ATGAACGGAAAAGAGTTGGCGGCGGCGCTGCGGCTTGCAGGCCCGACGTATGGCACGTTGATTACATCACCTTCTCCCCGCTTACCGGCGGCACTAGCCGACAGCGGGCTCGATTTTGTCTTCATCGATACCGAGCATATCGCCTTGGATCGCGCCGAGCTTTCCTGGATGTGCCAGACTTATCAACAGCTTGGCATGGCGCCGTTGGTCCGTATTCCCGAGCCCAATCCGAATCTCGCGACGATGGTTCTGGATGGAGGCGCAGCGGGCGTCATTGCTCCTTATGTTGAGACCGCAGATCAGGTCCGCGCATTGGTTGGCGCTGTCAAGTGTCGCCCGCTGAAAGGAGAGCGACTAAAACGCTACCTGCAGGGGGAGGCGTTGGAGCCCGAATTGCAGACATATATCGAACAGCATAATTCGCAACATTCGCTGGTCATCAACGTCGAAAGCACGCCTGCGATCGCGGCGCTCGACGACATGCTGGCCGTCAAAGGACTAGACGCCGTTTTAGTAGGCCCCCATGACCTCTCCTGCAGTCTGGGGATCCCTGAACAGTACGATCATCCGCGATTTGACCAGGCGATACAGACGATCATCCGCAAAGCACGCGCTTGCCAGATTGGCGCCGGAATTCATTTCTGGGGCGACGTCGCGCAAGAGGTGGACTGGCTGCGCGAGGGACTCAACATGCTGATCCATAGCGCCGACATTTCCCTGTTCGTCAAGCAACTTCGTGCTGAGCTAACTCACATTCAATCCGAACTCAAACCGAACGACAAAAAGCGAAAACCAGAAACGCAAGGCATGATCGCTTAA
- a CDS encoding XylR family transcriptional regulator, which produces MLLLIESSRGYGRACLQGVADYCRIHRNWQILHVERRLNEALPEAIQHWNIDGVITRIETDDVMETIDRLGKPTVDLRGSYFPQQGATFDTDHVACAEMAVEHFVERGLRDIAYCGYPGIDFSDLRAAPFEQIAHQHGCRTHSFVGGQADRDAMVRELLGESEINELGQWVQGLPRPCGILGCNDVRARQVLMSCKLAGVAVPEDIALLGIDNDLTICNLVTPLLSSIEPDAHRIGYEGAASLDRLMKNEKVEKHVLIPPKGIIVRGSSDVMAIADREVAAIVHYINEHACSGLSVEMIANQFHLSRSSLDRRFQQELGRGIKSEIDRVRIDHAKALLRYTDLKLIAIAHHTAYSSAAKLVSAFKRITGVTPGAYRSNWQ; this is translated from the coding sequence GTGCTCCTGCTGATCGAATCGTCGCGCGGCTATGGTCGCGCGTGCCTCCAAGGGGTCGCCGACTATTGTCGTATTCACCGAAATTGGCAGATCCTGCATGTCGAGCGGCGCTTGAATGAAGCGCTTCCCGAGGCAATTCAGCATTGGAATATCGACGGCGTCATCACGCGCATCGAAACGGATGACGTAATGGAGACGATTGACCGGCTCGGCAAGCCGACCGTCGATCTGCGCGGCTCTTACTTCCCCCAACAGGGAGCGACTTTTGATACCGATCATGTCGCATGCGCCGAGATGGCTGTCGAACATTTTGTCGAACGAGGTTTGCGAGATATCGCCTATTGCGGGTATCCAGGAATCGACTTTTCCGACCTGCGAGCGGCGCCATTTGAGCAGATCGCCCACCAACATGGTTGCCGTACGCATAGCTTTGTCGGCGGCCAGGCGGATCGGGATGCGATGGTTCGTGAACTGCTGGGAGAATCGGAAATCAACGAACTTGGCCAATGGGTTCAAGGTCTCCCGCGTCCCTGCGGCATTCTCGGCTGCAACGACGTTCGCGCGCGGCAAGTCCTGATGAGTTGCAAACTTGCCGGCGTCGCTGTTCCAGAAGATATCGCGCTGCTAGGAATCGACAACGACCTGACGATCTGCAATCTGGTGACGCCGCTGCTCAGCAGCATCGAACCCGATGCGCATCGCATCGGTTACGAAGGCGCCGCGAGCCTGGATCGGCTAATGAAGAACGAGAAGGTCGAGAAACACGTTTTGATTCCACCCAAGGGAATCATCGTCCGCGGCTCCTCTGACGTGATGGCGATCGCTGATCGTGAAGTCGCCGCGATCGTGCACTATATCAACGAGCATGCTTGTAGCGGGCTATCGGTCGAAATGATCGCCAACCAATTCCACTTAAGCCGCTCCTCGCTGGATCGCCGCTTTCAACAGGAATTGGGGCGCGGCATCAAATCAGAGATCGACCGCGTGAGAATTGATCACGCCAAGGCGCTGCTGCGATACACCGATTTAAAGCTGATCGCCATCGCTCACCACACGGCATACTCTTCGGCCGCGAAACTGGTCTCAGCGTTCAAACGGATTACCGGCGTTACGCCGGGCGCATATCGGTCGAATTGGCAATAA
- a CDS encoding carboxypeptidase-like regulatory domain-containing protein, producing MRYFQLGAFMLLFAGCYGGSQLPNSVHVAGIVTLDGAPLEGATIAFAPEDAVGRSATSMTDEAGRFSMGTLAINDGVVCANYNVTIAKTEVDPSNQVTDPQAYYERTGRPAPGPKMTYIVPKKYNSVATSDLNVMIDEPRDDLRFELSSN from the coding sequence ATGCGATATTTTCAACTAGGAGCGTTCATGCTCCTTTTCGCCGGATGTTACGGCGGCTCCCAATTGCCCAATTCTGTTCATGTCGCCGGAATTGTGACGCTTGACGGCGCTCCGCTTGAAGGAGCGACGATCGCGTTCGCACCGGAGGACGCAGTCGGACGATCGGCGACGTCAATGACCGATGAAGCGGGCCGTTTTTCGATGGGCACCCTCGCTATAAATGACGGAGTCGTCTGTGCAAACTATAATGTTACGATCGCCAAGACCGAGGTCGATCCTTCGAATCAGGTCACCGATCCCCAAGCTTACTACGAGCGGACGGGTCGGCCGGCGCCGGGTCCGAAGATGACTTACATCGTTCCGAAAAAGTACAACAGCGTCGCTACGTCCGATCTCAACGTCATGATTGATGAGCCGCGAGATGATCTACGTTTTGAGCTGTCGTCGAATTAG
- a CDS encoding DUF1559 domain-containing protein, translating into MLPYFLKSRSRGFTLVELLVVIAIIGVLIALLLPAVQQAREAARRSACTNNFKQVGLAIHNYHDTHLAFPLSAHFSSGNCGSQAVPWNENYWRYSWGAHILPYLEQTALYDNISFEKNYNFQSNTLSDIGMTVDAFLCPSDPQGDPRTVRTGGISNGGPDNKDDLGRSNMASTADSRDWSCASNRARIDGNGVLFNFSKTNFASITDGTSNTMLVGEVTGGIGGSYEGNYWSVINHADTAGGINGPHTVPGGMTGSWSLDTQEFSSYHPGGCHFLMGDASVHFLSENINQTVLADLTTRSGGEVVGEY; encoded by the coding sequence ATGCTGCCCTACTTCTTAAAATCCCGGTCCCGCGGATTCACGTTAGTAGAATTGTTAGTGGTGATCGCCATTATCGGCGTTTTAATCGCGCTGCTGCTGCCAGCCGTTCAACAGGCGCGCGAAGCGGCTCGTCGCTCGGCCTGCACCAACAACTTCAAACAAGTTGGACTCGCGATCCACAACTATCACGACACGCACTTGGCTTTTCCGCTCTCGGCTCATTTCTCTTCCGGCAATTGCGGCAGCCAGGCTGTTCCTTGGAACGAAAACTATTGGCGATACTCGTGGGGCGCACACATTCTGCCGTACCTGGAACAGACGGCCCTCTACGACAACATCTCGTTTGAGAAGAACTATAACTTCCAATCCAACACGTTGTCCGACATCGGTATGACCGTGGATGCGTTCCTGTGCCCTAGCGATCCCCAAGGCGATCCTCGCACCGTCCGCACCGGCGGCATCAGCAATGGAGGCCCCGACAATAAAGACGACCTGGGCCGCAGCAATATGGCCAGCACCGCCGATTCGCGCGACTGGTCGTGCGCTTCTAACCGAGCGAGAATCGATGGCAATGGAGTCCTTTTCAACTTTTCCAAAACCAACTTCGCCAGCATTACCGATGGAACGAGCAATACGATGCTCGTCGGCGAGGTGACCGGCGGAATCGGCGGCAGCTATGAAGGGAACTACTGGTCCGTCATCAATCATGCGGATACCGCAGGCGGAATCAACGGACCTCATACCGTGCCGGGCGGAATGACCGGGTCATGGTCGCTCGACACCCAAGAGTTCTCGAGCTATCACCCCGGCGGATGCCATTTTCTGATGGGTGACGCCAGCGTCCATTTTCTTTCTGAAAACATCAATCAGACTGTCCTCGCAGATTTGACGACTCGATCCGGGGGAGAGGTCGTCGGCGAGTACTAA
- a CDS encoding DUF1559 domain-containing protein: protein MRKNAFTLVELLVVIAIIGVLIALLLPAVQQAREAARRMQCTNNLKQAGLALHNYHDTFGKLPAMCGGTGNGPIHNDNRLGGWVALLPFVEQGSLYNQITSSLTIDSTTYPPYGDNPWNSSYTPWLTKLSFLRCPSDPATPAESDFGFSNYAFSMGDRPAWAGSTNPTSGMFGFHSWKNFASVTDGLSNTLALGERAVGEVSTMKIRGGVAIASDVWNSGSEYDVTPASCAAKRGQSGNYLSSVTVKEYPGRRWADGAPLYSGVLAILPPNSPSCLLDDWDGRQAIISATSYHPGGVNGAMGDGSVRFFTDTIDAGNQSLAPSNGASNYGVWGGLGTVSGGEVNRS from the coding sequence ATGAGAAAGAATGCTTTCACTCTCGTCGAACTCCTGGTCGTCATTGCGATCATCGGCGTTTTGATTGCTTTGTTGCTGCCGGCGGTTCAACAAGCCCGCGAGGCCGCTCGCCGCATGCAATGCACCAACAATCTGAAGCAAGCGGGCCTGGCGCTGCACAACTACCATGACACCTTCGGCAAGCTGCCGGCGATGTGCGGCGGCACCGGCAATGGTCCGATCCACAATGACAATCGCCTAGGCGGCTGGGTTGCGCTGCTGCCGTTTGTCGAACAAGGATCACTGTACAACCAAATCACGTCATCGCTGACGATCGATTCGACCACCTATCCGCCATATGGCGACAATCCGTGGAACAGCAGCTATACGCCATGGCTGACCAAGCTTTCGTTTCTCCGCTGTCCGTCCGATCCGGCGACTCCGGCCGAGAGTGACTTTGGATTCTCGAACTATGCGTTCAGCATGGGAGACCGGCCGGCATGGGCAGGCTCGACCAACCCAACGAGCGGCATGTTCGGCTTCCATAGCTGGAAGAATTTCGCCAGCGTCACCGATGGATTGAGCAATACGCTGGCCCTCGGAGAACGAGCCGTCGGTGAAGTGAGCACGATGAAAATCCGGGGAGGCGTCGCGATCGCTTCGGACGTGTGGAACAGCGGATCGGAATATGACGTTACCCCTGCCAGCTGCGCCGCCAAACGGGGACAGAGCGGAAACTATCTGAGCAGCGTGACGGTGAAAGAATACCCTGGACGTCGCTGGGCGGACGGAGCGCCCCTTTATTCCGGAGTTCTAGCGATCTTGCCGCCAAACAGTCCGTCGTGCTTGCTGGACGACTGGGACGGACGCCAGGCGATTATTTCGGCGACCAGTTATCACCCAGGCGGAGTGAACGGTGCGATGGGAGACGGATCGGTTCGTTTCTTTACGGATACCATCGATGCAGGGAATCAATCGCTGGCCCCTTCCAATGGGGCATCCAACTACGGAGTTTGGGGAGGCCTCGGAACGGTGAGCGGCGGCGAAGTGAATCGCTCCTAA
- the uvsE gene encoding UV DNA damage repair endonuclease UvsE — translation MSASSSTTNIRLGLCCIFLEQPIKFRNTTVKSISAMPRDAGLAKLSGLCLANADALLLALQFCAEQGIGSFRINSQILPLKTHAECGYDVSELPDGDEIVRQFQACGAFAKSNDIRTCFHPDQFVVLNSPRPEVVDRSLAELEYQAEVAEWVRADVVNIHGGGAYGDKPAALSRFAKSLSRLSQRARSRLTVENDDVTYTPADLLPLCQSTGIPLVYDVHHHRCNRDDLSIEAATEQAIETWDREPLFHLSSPLEGWKGPKPGRHHDFINIVDFPDCWRERTLTVEVEAKAKEVAVLKLMKQLARPWTVYILQCADQSLYTGVTNDLPQRIAKHNAGTGARYTRSRLPVVVVYQESQPNQSAALKRELAIKALSRAAKESLITNRLLS, via the coding sequence ATGTCAGCCTCGTCTTCCACCACAAACATTCGCCTCGGTCTCTGCTGCATTTTTCTCGAGCAGCCGATCAAGTTTCGCAACACCACTGTCAAATCGATCAGCGCCATGCCGCGGGACGCCGGCTTGGCCAAGTTGTCTGGGCTTTGCCTGGCGAACGCCGATGCGTTGCTTTTGGCGTTGCAGTTTTGTGCAGAGCAGGGGATCGGCTCGTTTCGGATCAATAGCCAGATCTTGCCGCTGAAGACGCATGCGGAATGCGGGTACGATGTGAGCGAGCTTCCCGATGGTGACGAGATCGTCCGGCAATTTCAAGCCTGCGGCGCGTTCGCGAAGTCAAACGATATTCGCACCTGTTTTCATCCCGATCAATTTGTGGTGCTCAATTCGCCGCGGCCGGAAGTCGTCGATCGCTCGCTTGCAGAGCTGGAATATCAAGCCGAAGTCGCAGAGTGGGTCAGGGCCGATGTCGTCAACATCCATGGTGGCGGTGCGTATGGAGACAAACCTGCGGCCCTGTCGCGGTTCGCAAAGTCGTTGTCGCGTCTTTCGCAGCGAGCTCGCAGCCGCTTGACGGTCGAAAATGATGACGTCACCTATACGCCTGCGGATCTGCTGCCGCTTTGCCAGTCGACCGGCATTCCGTTGGTCTATGATGTTCACCATCATCGCTGCAATCGTGACGATTTGTCGATCGAAGCAGCGACCGAGCAGGCGATCGAGACCTGGGATCGCGAGCCGCTGTTTCATCTCTCTAGTCCGCTGGAAGGCTGGAAAGGGCCGAAGCCGGGTCGCCACCATGACTTTATCAACATCGTCGATTTTCCCGACTGCTGGCGCGAGCGGACATTGACCGTCGAAGTCGAAGCCAAGGCGAAAGAAGTCGCCGTGCTGAAGCTGATGAAGCAACTAGCGCGCCCCTGGACCGTCTACATCCTGCAATGCGCCGACCAATCCCTTTATACCGGCGTCACCAACGACCTGCCGCAGCGCATCGCCAAACACAACGCCGGCACAGGCGCCCGATACACGCGCAGCCGACTGCCGGTCGTGGTGGTCTATCAAGAGTCGCAGCCGAATCAAAGCGCGGCGCTGAAGCGCGAGTTGGCGATCAAAGCGTTGTCGCGGGCGGCGAAAGAGTCGTTGATCACCAACAGACTTCTCTCGTAG
- a CDS encoding exo-alpha-sialidase, producing the protein MPIPFHQIALLGNKFCAVLLCLALLPAVSQAEELLIKSITVETPLNAPDDGTYWMQARPGKIPKRPGEPSADQPLEVITLQAIDGNGTHMYHGMSSMWSDDHGNSWQGPQQDPALDRRTMANGLIEVPVDMTPQWHAKSGKLLLTGATFWLDPKLKKHAPNGGSDIAYSAYDPRTHQWAPWKKVELPDSPQFHFARSGCSQRYDLPNGDILLPIYFGGAGNDSRHFAMVLRCQFDGKTLRVEEQGNALSIDIDRGFVEPSLTKFGETFFLTLRNDRGAYVTTSQDGLHFDKPKPWAFDDGQPLGSYNTQQHWVTHSDGLFLAYTRKGADNDDIFRHRAPLFIAQVDPQKLVVLRQTEQTLLPKLKDGFGNFGLSNISPEETWVVAGRSRAKSGEPSLYLSRIQWSKPNAAP; encoded by the coding sequence ATGCCGATTCCGTTTCATCAAATTGCCCTCTTGGGCAATAAATTCTGCGCCGTTCTCCTTTGCCTGGCATTGCTGCCGGCTGTTAGCCAGGCCGAGGAACTGCTTATCAAATCGATCACGGTCGAAACTCCCTTGAATGCGCCGGACGATGGCACTTACTGGATGCAAGCTCGCCCAGGCAAGATACCAAAGCGCCCAGGCGAACCCAGCGCAGATCAGCCCCTGGAGGTCATCACGCTGCAAGCGATTGATGGAAACGGCACGCACATGTACCACGGCATGAGCAGCATGTGGTCCGACGATCACGGCAACTCCTGGCAAGGTCCGCAACAAGATCCGGCGCTGGATCGTCGCACCATGGCGAACGGGTTGATTGAGGTTCCGGTCGACATGACCCCACAGTGGCACGCAAAGTCAGGCAAGTTGCTACTAACTGGCGCAACGTTTTGGCTTGATCCCAAGCTGAAGAAACATGCTCCTAACGGCGGCAGCGACATCGCTTATTCGGCCTATGATCCCCGCACGCATCAATGGGCTCCGTGGAAAAAAGTCGAGCTACCAGATTCGCCCCAGTTCCATTTCGCTCGCTCCGGCTGCTCGCAGCGTTACGATCTTCCGAATGGCGACATCTTGCTACCGATCTATTTTGGAGGCGCAGGAAACGATAGCCGCCACTTTGCGATGGTGCTTCGCTGTCAGTTTGATGGGAAAACGCTTCGCGTCGAAGAACAAGGAAATGCGCTATCCATTGACATCGACCGAGGCTTTGTCGAGCCTTCGCTCACCAAGTTTGGGGAGACTTTTTTTCTCACGCTGCGCAATGACCGTGGAGCCTATGTCACGACCAGCCAAGACGGGCTTCACTTCGATAAGCCCAAGCCGTGGGCCTTTGACGACGGTCAACCGCTCGGAAGTTACAACACACAACAACATTGGGTGACCCATTCGGATGGCCTGTTTCTCGCCTACACCAGAAAAGGCGCGGACAACGATGACATCTTTCGCCACCGGGCTCCGCTATTCATCGCGCAAGTCGACCCCCAAAAGCTGGTCGTACTTCGCCAGACCGAACAGACGCTCTTGCCGAAACTAAAGGACGGCTTCGGCAACTTTGGCTTGTCCAACATCTCGCCGGAGGAGACTTGGGTGGTCGCCGGCCGCAGCAGGGCCAAATCAGGAGAACCGAGTCTCTATCTTTCGCGCATCCAATGGTCGAAGCCTAACGCTGCGCCTTAG
- a CDS encoding alpha-galactosidase, with protein MRELCLVIGLICLGDIAAANETVPLSTLDLSQMSSGWSVPKANANIMGEALSIRGEKFAQGIGTHASSRLRLQLKRNALRFRSVIGIDDSAGGQGAAQFRVFADRKLIFHSGPVTGKSPAQRIDLDVANVSVLELVVDDNGDGSSHDHADWADAKLTLRNDQPLPQVLAPFETIDLKTASFQLRFIVGEDGRLYQSPIGAAEEKSPSNRNQVAYPQGGDGYVWEPALQVVHANGDRSTSLRFVDVERTSLDDERQQIRIRLQDDVYPLLVELYFRLDPAHDVIEEWRHIHHQGEGEIALERMASSSWLFNAPDLHLLHFHGDWADEMNPIAEKLTPGVKSIESLLGTRATQFVAPSLVLSLDGQPQENRGRVIAGSLAWSGNFRAAFEHNGSQVRALCGLHPLGSTYHLSAGESFQTPTMIWVSSNHGLGEMSRKFHRWAREHAIRDGDKPRDTMLNNWEATGFDFDQQRIESLFQPAADVGFELFLLDDGWFGDKYPRVNDRAGLGDWRPNPNRFPQGMEPIAQSAIQHGMRFGIWIEPEMVNPQSVLYEQHPDWVIRQPQRELDYQRTQLVLDLTRPEVQQFEHSAIQETLKTRGVSCAKWDANRYVTQPGSAFLTSGKQTHLWIDYTNNLYQLMQQTAVEFPHTELMLCAGGGGRVDYGALRYFHEFWPSDNTDAVRRVALQWDYSYFFPAISICSHTSKMGERPLHFATAVSMSARMGMDIDLAALSPEEIETCRSAISSYKKFRDVIHLGDQYRIESPHDGKRSVVNFVAQGQDRAILFVYQLAEETPRVAKPQGLDPHKSYHLTERHPQTGRPPLAEAGVSKLGKEWMEQGVRLSTSAAIQATILEFTANDAT; from the coding sequence ATGCGTGAATTGTGCCTTGTTATTGGGCTGATTTGTCTTGGAGATATTGCGGCGGCGAACGAAACCGTTCCGCTGTCGACCTTAGATCTTTCACAAATGTCGTCTGGATGGAGCGTACCGAAAGCGAACGCCAACATCATGGGCGAAGCGCTTTCGATCCGCGGCGAAAAATTCGCACAAGGAATTGGTACGCACGCATCTAGTCGACTACGACTGCAGCTTAAACGGAACGCACTCCGATTTCGCAGCGTCATCGGCATTGACGATAGCGCTGGCGGGCAAGGCGCTGCACAATTTCGAGTCTTCGCGGATCGCAAACTGATTTTTCACAGTGGTCCAGTCACCGGAAAGAGCCCCGCCCAGCGGATTGATCTAGATGTCGCCAACGTAAGCGTCTTGGAACTTGTCGTTGATGATAATGGCGACGGCAGTTCTCACGATCACGCCGATTGGGCTGACGCAAAGTTGACGCTGCGCAACGACCAACCTCTGCCGCAGGTTCTTGCCCCGTTCGAAACGATCGATCTGAAAACCGCGTCGTTTCAACTCCGCTTTATCGTGGGAGAAGATGGACGGCTCTACCAGTCTCCCATTGGCGCAGCGGAAGAGAAATCACCGTCCAACCGCAACCAGGTCGCCTATCCTCAGGGTGGGGATGGGTATGTGTGGGAGCCGGCGCTGCAAGTGGTCCACGCAAACGGCGACCGCTCAACCTCGCTCCGCTTTGTGGATGTTGAGCGCACAAGTCTTGATGACGAACGTCAGCAGATTCGCATCCGCCTGCAAGATGACGTTTACCCACTATTGGTTGAGCTCTATTTTCGTCTTGATCCGGCCCACGACGTGATCGAGGAATGGCGCCATATTCATCATCAGGGGGAAGGCGAGATCGCGCTCGAGCGGATGGCGTCCTCTAGCTGGTTGTTCAACGCCCCCGATTTGCATCTATTACATTTCCACGGCGATTGGGCCGACGAAATGAATCCGATCGCCGAGAAATTGACTCCCGGCGTCAAATCGATCGAATCGCTACTGGGGACCCGTGCAACTCAGTTTGTCGCCCCCTCGTTGGTGCTCTCCTTGGATGGCCAACCGCAAGAAAATCGAGGCCGCGTCATCGCCGGTTCGCTGGCCTGGTCCGGAAATTTTCGAGCGGCGTTTGAGCATAACGGTTCGCAAGTACGAGCCCTCTGCGGTCTCCATCCGCTAGGATCTACCTACCATTTGTCCGCCGGCGAAAGCTTTCAAACGCCGACGATGATCTGGGTGAGCAGCAATCACGGCTTAGGCGAAATGAGCCGCAAATTTCATCGCTGGGCGCGGGAGCATGCGATTCGCGACGGAGACAAGCCGCGTGACACAATGCTCAACAACTGGGAGGCGACCGGTTTTGACTTTGACCAACAGCGGATCGAAAGCCTATTCCAGCCGGCGGCGGATGTCGGCTTCGAGCTCTTCCTGCTCGACGACGGCTGGTTTGGCGACAAGTATCCGCGTGTCAATGATCGCGCCGGGCTAGGAGACTGGCGACCGAACCCCAACCGTTTTCCGCAGGGAATGGAGCCGATCGCACAATCGGCGATCCAACATGGCATGCGGTTTGGGATTTGGATTGAACCGGAGATGGTAAATCCTCAGAGCGTGCTGTACGAGCAGCATCCCGACTGGGTCATTCGTCAGCCTCAGCGAGAACTCGACTACCAGCGGACGCAGTTGGTGCTCGATTTAACGCGCCCCGAGGTCCAACAGTTTGAGCACAGTGCGATTCAGGAGACGCTAAAGACTCGTGGCGTAAGCTGCGCCAAGTGGGACGCCAATCGCTATGTTACGCAGCCCGGATCCGCTTTTTTAACGTCGGGGAAACAGACCCATTTATGGATCGACTACACGAACAACCTTTACCAATTAATGCAGCAAACGGCTGTTGAATTCCCTCACACGGAACTGATGCTATGCGCCGGCGGAGGCGGTCGCGTCGACTACGGCGCATTGCGATATTTCCATGAGTTTTGGCCGAGCGATAATACGGACGCCGTGCGTCGCGTGGCGCTGCAATGGGATTATTCCTATTTCTTTCCGGCAATCTCGATCTGCAGTCATACGTCGAAAATGGGGGAGCGCCCGCTCCATTTTGCGACCGCCGTTTCGATGAGCGCCCGCATGGGAATGGATATCGACCTGGCGGCTCTTTCTCCTGAAGAAATTGAAACTTGTCGTAGTGCGATTTCCAGCTATAAAAAGTTCCGCGACGTCATTCATCTAGGCGACCAGTACCGCATCGAATCGCCGCATGATGGCAAACGTAGCGTGGTGAACTTTGTGGCGCAGGGACAAGACCGAGCAATCCTCTTTGTCTATCAACTGGCGGAAGAAACGCCCCGCGTGGCCAAGCCGCAAGGGCTCGATCCGCATAAAAGCTATCACCTAACCGAGCGCCATCCGCAGACCGGACGCCCGCCGCTGGCCGAAGCAGGCGTCTCCAAGCTAGGAAAAGAATGGATGGAGCAGGGAGTCCGCTTGTCGACTTCTGCAGCGATCCAAGCGACGATCCTCGAATTTACGGCGAATGACGCAACGTGA
- the proC gene encoding pyrroline-5-carboxylate reductase: MSKIGFLGAGQMAQALASGFVRADLVHPADIIAVDPFPAARASFGQLVPGASVSDSAAKLAAEVDVIVLAVKPQMLQAAIAGLGVIGDNVLLVSIAAGTSLARLAEWTRSTRIIRVMPNTPCLIGESASAFCTAEGATSDDVALVEKLLSAVGVVRKVDEKLMDAVTGLSGSGPAYVYVLIEALADAGVRVGLPRDAALQLAAQTVRGAAGMVLQTGDHPGVLKDRVASPGGTTIAGLQALEAGGFRSAAYDAVMAATARSKELGAE; encoded by the coding sequence ATGAGCAAAATCGGTTTCCTAGGCGCCGGCCAGATGGCGCAAGCCCTTGCCAGCGGCTTCGTGCGAGCCGATCTGGTCCACCCGGCCGATATAATCGCGGTCGACCCGTTTCCGGCGGCTCGGGCCAGTTTTGGTCAATTGGTTCCCGGCGCCAGTGTTAGTGACAGCGCCGCGAAACTAGCGGCCGAAGTCGATGTGATCGTCTTGGCGGTCAAGCCGCAGATGCTGCAAGCGGCGATCGCTGGGCTCGGCGTGATCGGCGATAACGTGCTGCTGGTCTCGATCGCAGCCGGTACGTCACTGGCCCGCTTGGCCGAATGGACCCGGTCCACGCGGATCATCCGCGTGATGCCGAATACGCCGTGCCTGATCGGCGAAAGCGCCTCGGCCTTTTGCACGGCGGAAGGCGCGACGTCCGACGATGTCGCACTGGTCGAGAAATTGCTGAGCGCCGTCGGCGTAGTGCGGAAAGTCGACGAAAAGCTGATGGACGCGGTTACGGGGCTATCAGGCTCGGGTCCGGCCTATGTGTACGTGCTGATTGAGGCGCTCGCCGACGCCGGAGTTCGGGTCGGCTTGCCGCGCGATGCGGCGTTGCAACTAGCGGCCCAAACGGTGCGCGGCGCCGCCGGCATGGTGCTGCAGACCGGCGATCACCCCGGCGTGCTCAAAGATCGCGTCGCTAGTCCCGGTGGGACGACGATCGCCGGATTACAAGCGCTGGAGGCAGGCGGATTTCGGTCGGCGGCGTATGATGCGGTGATGGCGGCCACCGCCAGGTCAAAGGAATTAGGGGCGGAATAA